The proteins below are encoded in one region of Streptomyces cyanogenus:
- a CDS encoding TOPRIM nucleotidyl transferase/hydrolase domain-containing protein gives MADMTGFREAVTAWAAGGPEHPARELAARLSVRTVVLLEGPSDAAAIGALAARRGRDLAAEGVCVLSMGGAMNVGRFARLLGPPGLDLRLTGLCDERERGYYARGWERAGAAPHGVFVCAADLEDELIRALGVTRVAELVRAEGDLRALETFLRQPAQQGRSPQQQVRRFLGTKKGRKIHYGRVLVEALDPARVPAPLDGLLAGL, from the coding sequence ATGGCTGACATGACGGGGTTCCGGGAAGCGGTCACCGCGTGGGCGGCCGGGGGGCCCGAGCACCCCGCGCGGGAGCTGGCCGCGCGGCTGTCGGTCCGGACGGTCGTCCTGCTGGAAGGGCCGAGCGACGCCGCGGCGATCGGCGCGCTGGCCGCACGGCGCGGCCGGGACCTGGCGGCCGAGGGGGTCTGCGTCCTGTCGATGGGCGGGGCGATGAACGTCGGGCGTTTCGCCCGCCTCCTCGGGCCGCCCGGGCTGGACCTGCGCCTCACGGGGCTGTGCGACGAGCGTGAGCGCGGCTACTACGCCCGCGGCTGGGAGCGGGCCGGTGCGGCACCGCACGGGGTCTTCGTCTGCGCCGCCGACCTGGAGGACGAGCTGATCCGGGCGCTGGGCGTGACCCGGGTGGCCGAGCTGGTCCGGGCCGAGGGCGACCTGCGCGCCCTGGAGACCTTCCTGCGCCAGCCCGCGCAGCAGGGCCGCAGCCCCCAGCAGCAGGTGCGGCGCTTCCTCGGCACGAAGAAGGGGCGCAAGATCCACTACGGCCGCGTCCTGGTCGAGGCGCTCGACCCCGCCCGCGTCCCGGCTCCGCTCGACGGACTGCTCGCCGGCCTGTGA
- a CDS encoding sensor histidine kinase, whose product MTRGNTGTPWWRRLRCQAAAGQRERPAWRAEMRRFRAARRGGADPAATDHPGPPPTGFSLLPWLLMGMGSFSHLLQGRTPNPWFGGLGLLAFNSLYVYVIFRAFDRAKRESAATRVALALLALLTTGLALGYGGSWLMFFPLLGLATGAVLRGPWLGRTGTLLAVHAGAVSALRDDWANATTMAYGTFISTMVTAAILSLSEAVRELRAAREELARRAVEQERLRFSRDLHDLLGHTLSVVVVKSEAARRLAPRDLAAALAQISDIESVGRQALTEIREAVTGYREGSLATELTRARSALSAASVQPVVRQSGAPLAPQTEALLGWVVREAVTNVVRHSRASRCEITVEGAAERVRLTVTDDGRGTGTGGGAGGTGLKGLTERLAAAGGSLTAGPAPRGGFTVIADLPAGGAEPVSPAATAPGANRPPG is encoded by the coding sequence ATGACACGGGGGAACACCGGGACGCCGTGGTGGCGGAGACTGCGCTGCCAGGCGGCGGCCGGGCAGCGGGAACGGCCGGCCTGGCGGGCGGAGATGCGACGGTTCCGGGCCGCCCGGCGGGGCGGCGCGGACCCCGCCGCCACGGACCATCCGGGCCCGCCGCCGACCGGGTTCTCCCTGCTGCCCTGGCTGCTGATGGGCATGGGCTCCTTCTCCCACCTGCTCCAGGGCAGAACCCCGAACCCGTGGTTCGGCGGCCTGGGCCTGCTGGCCTTCAACTCCCTCTACGTCTACGTCATCTTCCGTGCCTTCGACCGGGCCAAGCGGGAGTCGGCGGCCACCCGGGTGGCGCTCGCCCTGCTCGCCCTGCTCACCACGGGCCTCGCCCTCGGCTACGGCGGCAGCTGGCTGATGTTCTTCCCGCTGCTGGGCCTGGCCACCGGCGCGGTCCTGCGCGGGCCGTGGCTGGGCCGCACCGGCACCCTGCTGGCGGTGCACGCGGGTGCCGTCTCCGCCCTGCGCGACGACTGGGCGAACGCGACGACCATGGCCTACGGCACCTTCATCTCCACCATGGTGACCGCGGCGATCCTCAGCCTGTCCGAGGCCGTACGGGAACTGCGGGCCGCCCGCGAGGAACTGGCCCGCCGCGCGGTGGAGCAGGAGCGGCTGCGCTTCTCCCGCGATCTGCACGATCTGCTCGGGCACACGCTGTCGGTGGTCGTGGTGAAGTCGGAGGCGGCCCGTCGGCTGGCCCCGCGTGATCTGGCCGCGGCGCTGGCGCAGATCTCGGACATCGAGTCGGTGGGCCGGCAGGCGCTCACCGAGATCCGGGAGGCGGTGACCGGGTACCGCGAGGGCAGCCTGGCCACCGAGCTGACCCGGGCCCGGTCGGCGCTGTCCGCGGCGAGCGTGCAGCCGGTGGTCCGCCAGTCCGGGGCGCCGCTCGCCCCGCAGACGGAGGCGCTGCTCGGCTGGGTGGTGCGCGAGGCGGTCACCAACGTCGTCCGGCACAGCCGCGCGAGCCGCTGCGAGATCACCGTGGAGGGGGCCGCCGAACGGGTCCGGCTCACGGTCACGGACGACGGCAGGGGAACCGGCACCGGCGGGGGTGCCGGCGGTACCGGGCTGAAGGGGCTGACCGAGCGCCTCGCGGCGGCGGGCGGCTCCCTCACGGCCGGCCCGGCGCCGCGCGGCGGCTTCACCGTCATCGCCGACCTCCCGGCCGGCGGTGCGGAGCCGGTGTCACCGGCGGCTACGGCGCCCGGGGCGAACCGACCGCCAGGCTGA
- a CDS encoding response regulator transcription factor, giving the protein MNEMPRDRRPAKCIRVLLAEDQGMMRGALALLLGMEEDIEVVAQLATGDGIVDAVFTHRPDVALLDIELPGRSGLDAAAELRDQAPDCRVLILTTFGRPGYLRRAMEAGAAGFLVKDGPVEELATAIRRVLTGETVVDPALAAAALSAGPNPLTARECEVLQASVDGATVADIAGKLHLSESTVRNYLSSAIGKTGTRNRAEAVREARQQGWL; this is encoded by the coding sequence ATGAACGAGATGCCCCGGGACCGCCGGCCCGCCAAGTGCATCCGGGTGCTGCTCGCCGAGGACCAGGGCATGATGCGTGGCGCTCTCGCCCTGCTGCTCGGCATGGAGGAGGACATCGAGGTCGTGGCCCAGCTGGCGACGGGGGACGGCATCGTGGACGCCGTGTTCACGCACCGGCCGGACGTGGCCCTGCTGGACATCGAACTGCCGGGCAGGAGCGGGCTGGACGCGGCGGCCGAGCTGCGGGACCAGGCGCCCGACTGCCGGGTGCTGATCCTCACCACCTTCGGCCGGCCCGGCTATCTGCGCCGGGCCATGGAGGCCGGTGCGGCCGGCTTCCTCGTCAAGGACGGGCCGGTGGAGGAACTGGCCACGGCGATCCGGCGGGTGCTCACCGGGGAGACCGTGGTCGATCCGGCGCTGGCCGCCGCCGCGCTCAGCGCCGGGCCGAATCCGCTGACGGCCCGCGAGTGCGAGGTGCTCCAGGCGTCGGTGGACGGGGCGACCGTCGCCGACATCGCCGGGAAGCTCCACCTGTCGGAGTCCACCGTCCGCAACTACCTCTCCTCCGCGATCGGAAAGACCGGCACCCGCAACCGGGCGGAGGCGGTCCGGGAGGCCCGGCAGCAGGGCTGGCTGTGA
- a CDS encoding SigE family RNA polymerase sigma factor, with translation MGDGKQTRNDEFQSFVVGRWPRLMRTAFLLTGEQHAAEDLVQSTLERVYAAWRRVGAADDPEAYVRRVMINAHARRHRRRLREFLAPKDDSGLVREVADTGDRMAQADDRSALLQALAQLPLRQREAVVLRYWEDLTETQAAEAMGCSVGTVKSNAAKGIAKLRAIPGLADMVTYGGRK, from the coding sequence ATGGGGGACGGGAAGCAGACTCGGAACGATGAGTTCCAGAGCTTCGTGGTCGGCCGCTGGCCGCGGTTGATGCGTACGGCATTTCTCCTCACGGGGGAGCAGCACGCCGCGGAGGACCTGGTCCAGTCGACGCTCGAACGGGTCTACGCGGCCTGGCGCCGGGTCGGCGCCGCCGACGACCCGGAGGCGTACGTACGGCGGGTGATGATCAACGCGCATGCGCGCAGACACCGACGGAGGCTCCGGGAGTTCCTGGCGCCGAAGGACGACTCCGGCCTGGTGCGCGAGGTGGCCGACACGGGGGACCGGATGGCCCAGGCCGACGACCGCAGCGCCCTGCTCCAGGCGCTCGCCCAACTTCCCCTGCGGCAGCGGGAGGCGGTCGTCCTGCGCTACTGGGAGGACCTGACGGAGACGCAGGCGGCGGAGGCGATGGGCTGCTCGGTGGGCACGGTGAAGAGCAACGCGGCCAAGGGGATCGCGAAACTCCGCGCCATACCGGGACTGGCCGACATGGTGACGTACGGAGGGCGGAAGTGA